The proteins below are encoded in one region of Dioscorea cayenensis subsp. rotundata cultivar TDr96_F1 chromosome 18, TDr96_F1_v2_PseudoChromosome.rev07_lg8_w22 25.fasta, whole genome shotgun sequence:
- the LOC120282101 gene encoding protein LNK1 isoform X2 gives MMRIQDWSMHELEDIICENFGKSGDHVVPLWCIQQVDEILEALDVHRQLGHRIGSVGKSANSGRSTGDTYQTEDAGSFHPSSEVGSNSMLDGSWSQESKGPAPATNGTKCTANVSALTSQNVIILDKCGEGNKIDSVCNTIYLKDAAFGTQGTPDDYRGCNLSPADSSSRDTNVGFLENDKDKDVDLMDYDWPDDSNMEDIDRLFRNCNSTFAQGSTSYADEPSWLAGSSHGGYGLEHTFELGLESSHSDFRVLNGTSALTGVNSNFSLKNDLLAAYDDKPPTIGNHTYAEWLDSNVESEWNYSTTKQANDGNDCTKVSAITQLSNENILFGSEDKDVISVHAKPPESHYVFSEKARIQHSDCNNSNLERRHGKKRPLAEEKIETSAASGHQNYSSHFSDQEHYSGPTSNPLGQMEYDLLTHQVPFSLIRSSDKFDNESHPPTSYKALDHLICDSPQRFDCLDHHLSKPASMATQEDIDNQQTRQQLSEVLMAKLPSQQNSFTSAIQKKYPKHSQLQCEISDSNLLVDRNSGHPVVEMDVLTAHEGSCLTSDLSDDSLKETSFWQLHHVMDLLDIRTTLSLRDGLYRLAKSAEQRHGFTCANSPIRASKCTGSCSTENLQNYAGYMDTETNTNPIDRAIAHLLFYGPSDSVSRPTSDAASIKFLPHY, from the exons ATGATGAGGATTCAAGACTGGAGTATGCATGAG CTTGAAGATATCATCTGTGAAAATTTTGGTAAAAGTGGTGATCATGTTGTGCCACTTTGGTGCATTCAACAAgtggatgaaatcttggaggCTCTTGATGTGCATAGACAACTAGGGCATAGAATAGGAAGCGTTGGGAAGAGTGCTAATAGTGGAAGATCGACAGGAGATACTTATCAGACGGAAGATGCTGGATCTTTTCACCCTTCTTCAGAAGTTGGAAGCAATAGTATGCTAGATGGTTCATGGTCTCAGGAATCAAAAGGTCCAGCTCCTGCAACAAATGGCACTAAATGCACTGCCAATGTCTCTGCTTTAACTTCTCAGAATGTTATTATCTTAGATAAGTGTGGTGAAGGCAACAAGATTGACTCGGTGTGCAACACAATCTACTTAAAGGATGCAGCCTTTGGTACTCAGGGCACTCCTGATGACTACAGAGGCTGCAATTTATCACCTGCTGACTCTTCTTCTCGTGATACTAATGTTGGCTTCTTGGAAAATGACAAGGACAAAGATGTTGATCTCATGGATTATGATTGGCCTGATGACAGCAACATGGAGGACATTGACAGACTGTTTAG AAACTGCAATTCCACATTTGCTCAAGGGAGTACAAGCTATGCAGATGAGCCATCATGGCTTGCAGGTTCTTCTCATGGGGGTTATGGTTTGGAACATACCTTTGAGTTAGGTTTAGAATCATCTCATTCAGATTTTAGGGTGTTGAACGGTACATCAGCACTTACAGGTGTGAACTCCAACTTCTCGCTTAAGAATGATCTTCTTGCTGCTTATGACGATAAGCCTCCCACTATTGGCAATCACACTTATGCCGAGTGGTTGGATTCTAATGTCGAAAGTGAGTGGAATTATTCAACCACTAAACAG GCAAATGATGGAAACGATTGTACCAAAGTTTCAGCCATCACACAACTCAGCAATGAAAATATCCTGTTTGGATCCGAAGACAAAGATGTG ATTAGTGTTCATGCAAAGCCACCGGAAAGCCATTATGTATTTTCAGAGAAAGCAAGGATTCAACACTCAGATTGTAACAATAGCAATTTGGAGCGTCGCCATGGCAAAAAACGACCACTTGCAGAAGAGAAAATTGAGACTTCAGCTGCTTCAGGGCATCAAAACtattcttctcatttttctgATCAAGAGCATTATTCTGGACCCACTTCCAATCCTCTGGGGCAAATGGAATATGACCTGCTGACCCATCAAGTTCCATTTTCCCTGATAAGGTCAAGTGATAAATTTGATAATGAATCTCATCCTCCAACTTCATATAAAGCCTTAGATCATCTTATATGTGATTCCCCTCAAAGATTTGACTGTTTGGATCATCATTTGTCTAAGCCTGCAAGTATGGCAACACAAGAAGATATAGATAACCAGCAGACTAGGCAACAGCTATCTGAGGTTTTGATGGCTAAACTCCCATCACAACAGAATTCTTTTACATCTGCAATTCAGAAGAAGTACCCAAAACACTCTCAGCTTCAATGTGAGATCAGTGATAGCAATCTATTAGTGGATAGAAACTCAGGGCATCCTGTAGTTGAGATGGATGTTCTTACTGCACATGAAGGCTCTTGCTTGACATCTGATCTTTCTGATGACTCACTTAAAGAAACAAGTTTTTGGCAACTTCATCATGTAATGGATCTG TTGGATATTAGGACAACACTATCACTGAGAGATGGACTATACCGTCTGGCCAAGAGTGCTGAACAAAGGCATGGTTTTACCTGCGCAAATAGTCCAATCAGAGCCAGTAAATGTACCGGAAGTTGTAGCACAGAAAATTTACAGAA CTATGCTGGCTATATGGACACTGAAACTAACACAAACCCCATTGATCGAGCTATAGCACATCTCCTTTTCTACGGGCCTTCAGACAGTGTCAGTAGGCCTACCAGTGATGCTGCATCAATCAAGTTTCTCCCTCATT ATTGA
- the LOC120282101 gene encoding protein LNK1 isoform X3: MMRIQDWSMHELEDIICENFGKSGDHVVPLWCIQQVDEILEALDVHRQLGHRIGSVGKSANSGRSTGDTYQTEDAGSFHPSSEVGSNSMLDGSWSQESKGPAPATNGTKCTANVSALTSQNVIILDKCGEGNKIDSVCNTIYLKDAAFGTQGTPDDYRGCNLSPADSSSRDTNVGFLENDKDKDVDLMDYDWPDDSNMEDIDRLFRNCNSTFAQGSTSYADEPSWLAGSSHGGYALTGVNSNFSLKNDLLAAYDDKPPTIGNHTYAEWLDSNVESEWNYSTTKQANDGNDCTKVSAITQLSNENILFGSEDKDVISVHAKPPESHYVFSEKARIQHSDCNNSNLERRHGKKRPLAEEKIETSAASGHQNYSSHFSDQEHYSGPTSNPLGQMEYDLLTHQVPFSLIRSSDKFDNESHPPTSYKALDHLICDSPQRFDCLDHHLSKPASMATQEDIDNQQTRQQLSEVLMAKLPSQQNSFTSAIQKKYPKHSQLQCEISDSNLLVDRNSGHPVVEMDVLTAHEGSCLTSDLSDDSLKETSFWQLHHVMDLLDIRTTLSLRDGLYRLAKSAEQRHGFTCANSPIRASKCTGSCSTENLQNYAGYMDTETNTNPIDRAIAHLLFYGPSDSVSRPTSDAASIKFLPHSSECCLIMLIPRLL; this comes from the exons ATGATGAGGATTCAAGACTGGAGTATGCATGAG CTTGAAGATATCATCTGTGAAAATTTTGGTAAAAGTGGTGATCATGTTGTGCCACTTTGGTGCATTCAACAAgtggatgaaatcttggaggCTCTTGATGTGCATAGACAACTAGGGCATAGAATAGGAAGCGTTGGGAAGAGTGCTAATAGTGGAAGATCGACAGGAGATACTTATCAGACGGAAGATGCTGGATCTTTTCACCCTTCTTCAGAAGTTGGAAGCAATAGTATGCTAGATGGTTCATGGTCTCAGGAATCAAAAGGTCCAGCTCCTGCAACAAATGGCACTAAATGCACTGCCAATGTCTCTGCTTTAACTTCTCAGAATGTTATTATCTTAGATAAGTGTGGTGAAGGCAACAAGATTGACTCGGTGTGCAACACAATCTACTTAAAGGATGCAGCCTTTGGTACTCAGGGCACTCCTGATGACTACAGAGGCTGCAATTTATCACCTGCTGACTCTTCTTCTCGTGATACTAATGTTGGCTTCTTGGAAAATGACAAGGACAAAGATGTTGATCTCATGGATTATGATTGGCCTGATGACAGCAACATGGAGGACATTGACAGACTGTTTAG AAACTGCAATTCCACATTTGCTCAAGGGAGTACAAGCTATGCAGATGAGCCATCATGGCTTGCAGGTTCTTCTCATGGGGGTTATG CACTTACAGGTGTGAACTCCAACTTCTCGCTTAAGAATGATCTTCTTGCTGCTTATGACGATAAGCCTCCCACTATTGGCAATCACACTTATGCCGAGTGGTTGGATTCTAATGTCGAAAGTGAGTGGAATTATTCAACCACTAAACAG GCAAATGATGGAAACGATTGTACCAAAGTTTCAGCCATCACACAACTCAGCAATGAAAATATCCTGTTTGGATCCGAAGACAAAGATGTG ATTAGTGTTCATGCAAAGCCACCGGAAAGCCATTATGTATTTTCAGAGAAAGCAAGGATTCAACACTCAGATTGTAACAATAGCAATTTGGAGCGTCGCCATGGCAAAAAACGACCACTTGCAGAAGAGAAAATTGAGACTTCAGCTGCTTCAGGGCATCAAAACtattcttctcatttttctgATCAAGAGCATTATTCTGGACCCACTTCCAATCCTCTGGGGCAAATGGAATATGACCTGCTGACCCATCAAGTTCCATTTTCCCTGATAAGGTCAAGTGATAAATTTGATAATGAATCTCATCCTCCAACTTCATATAAAGCCTTAGATCATCTTATATGTGATTCCCCTCAAAGATTTGACTGTTTGGATCATCATTTGTCTAAGCCTGCAAGTATGGCAACACAAGAAGATATAGATAACCAGCAGACTAGGCAACAGCTATCTGAGGTTTTGATGGCTAAACTCCCATCACAACAGAATTCTTTTACATCTGCAATTCAGAAGAAGTACCCAAAACACTCTCAGCTTCAATGTGAGATCAGTGATAGCAATCTATTAGTGGATAGAAACTCAGGGCATCCTGTAGTTGAGATGGATGTTCTTACTGCACATGAAGGCTCTTGCTTGACATCTGATCTTTCTGATGACTCACTTAAAGAAACAAGTTTTTGGCAACTTCATCATGTAATGGATCTG TTGGATATTAGGACAACACTATCACTGAGAGATGGACTATACCGTCTGGCCAAGAGTGCTGAACAAAGGCATGGTTTTACCTGCGCAAATAGTCCAATCAGAGCCAGTAAATGTACCGGAAGTTGTAGCACAGAAAATTTACAGAA CTATGCTGGCTATATGGACACTGAAACTAACACAAACCCCATTGATCGAGCTATAGCACATCTCCTTTTCTACGGGCCTTCAGACAGTGTCAGTAGGCCTACCAGTGATGCTGCATCAATCAAGTTTCTCCCTCATT CAAGCGAGTGCTGCCTGATCATGTTGATCCCACGTTTGCTCTAG
- the LOC120282101 gene encoding protein LNK1 isoform X4, producing the protein MMRIQDWSMHELEDIICENFGKSGDHVVPLWCIQQVDEILEALDVHRQLGHRIGSVGKSANSGRSTGDTYQTEDAGSFHPSSEVGSNSMLDGSWSQESKGPAPATNGTKCTANVSALTSQNVIILDKCGEGNKIDSVCNTIYLKDAAFGTQGTPDDYRGCNLSPADSSSRDTNVGFLENDKDKDVDLMDYDWPDDSNMEDIDRLFRNCNSTFAQGSTSYADEPSWLAGSSHGGYGVNSNFSLKNDLLAAYDDKPPTIGNHTYAEWLDSNVESEWNYSTTKQANDGNDCTKVSAITQLSNENILFGSEDKDVISVHAKPPESHYVFSEKARIQHSDCNNSNLERRHGKKRPLAEEKIETSAASGHQNYSSHFSDQEHYSGPTSNPLGQMEYDLLTHQVPFSLIRSSDKFDNESHPPTSYKALDHLICDSPQRFDCLDHHLSKPASMATQEDIDNQQTRQQLSEVLMAKLPSQQNSFTSAIQKKYPKHSQLQCEISDSNLLVDRNSGHPVVEMDVLTAHEGSCLTSDLSDDSLKETSFWQLHHVMDLLDIRTTLSLRDGLYRLAKSAEQRHGFTCANSPIRASKCTGSCSTENLQNYAGYMDTETNTNPIDRAIAHLLFYGPSDSVSRPTSDAASIKFLPHSSECCLIMLIPRLL; encoded by the exons ATGATGAGGATTCAAGACTGGAGTATGCATGAG CTTGAAGATATCATCTGTGAAAATTTTGGTAAAAGTGGTGATCATGTTGTGCCACTTTGGTGCATTCAACAAgtggatgaaatcttggaggCTCTTGATGTGCATAGACAACTAGGGCATAGAATAGGAAGCGTTGGGAAGAGTGCTAATAGTGGAAGATCGACAGGAGATACTTATCAGACGGAAGATGCTGGATCTTTTCACCCTTCTTCAGAAGTTGGAAGCAATAGTATGCTAGATGGTTCATGGTCTCAGGAATCAAAAGGTCCAGCTCCTGCAACAAATGGCACTAAATGCACTGCCAATGTCTCTGCTTTAACTTCTCAGAATGTTATTATCTTAGATAAGTGTGGTGAAGGCAACAAGATTGACTCGGTGTGCAACACAATCTACTTAAAGGATGCAGCCTTTGGTACTCAGGGCACTCCTGATGACTACAGAGGCTGCAATTTATCACCTGCTGACTCTTCTTCTCGTGATACTAATGTTGGCTTCTTGGAAAATGACAAGGACAAAGATGTTGATCTCATGGATTATGATTGGCCTGATGACAGCAACATGGAGGACATTGACAGACTGTTTAG AAACTGCAATTCCACATTTGCTCAAGGGAGTACAAGCTATGCAGATGAGCCATCATGGCTTGCAGGTTCTTCTCATGGGGGTTATG GTGTGAACTCCAACTTCTCGCTTAAGAATGATCTTCTTGCTGCTTATGACGATAAGCCTCCCACTATTGGCAATCACACTTATGCCGAGTGGTTGGATTCTAATGTCGAAAGTGAGTGGAATTATTCAACCACTAAACAG GCAAATGATGGAAACGATTGTACCAAAGTTTCAGCCATCACACAACTCAGCAATGAAAATATCCTGTTTGGATCCGAAGACAAAGATGTG ATTAGTGTTCATGCAAAGCCACCGGAAAGCCATTATGTATTTTCAGAGAAAGCAAGGATTCAACACTCAGATTGTAACAATAGCAATTTGGAGCGTCGCCATGGCAAAAAACGACCACTTGCAGAAGAGAAAATTGAGACTTCAGCTGCTTCAGGGCATCAAAACtattcttctcatttttctgATCAAGAGCATTATTCTGGACCCACTTCCAATCCTCTGGGGCAAATGGAATATGACCTGCTGACCCATCAAGTTCCATTTTCCCTGATAAGGTCAAGTGATAAATTTGATAATGAATCTCATCCTCCAACTTCATATAAAGCCTTAGATCATCTTATATGTGATTCCCCTCAAAGATTTGACTGTTTGGATCATCATTTGTCTAAGCCTGCAAGTATGGCAACACAAGAAGATATAGATAACCAGCAGACTAGGCAACAGCTATCTGAGGTTTTGATGGCTAAACTCCCATCACAACAGAATTCTTTTACATCTGCAATTCAGAAGAAGTACCCAAAACACTCTCAGCTTCAATGTGAGATCAGTGATAGCAATCTATTAGTGGATAGAAACTCAGGGCATCCTGTAGTTGAGATGGATGTTCTTACTGCACATGAAGGCTCTTGCTTGACATCTGATCTTTCTGATGACTCACTTAAAGAAACAAGTTTTTGGCAACTTCATCATGTAATGGATCTG TTGGATATTAGGACAACACTATCACTGAGAGATGGACTATACCGTCTGGCCAAGAGTGCTGAACAAAGGCATGGTTTTACCTGCGCAAATAGTCCAATCAGAGCCAGTAAATGTACCGGAAGTTGTAGCACAGAAAATTTACAGAA CTATGCTGGCTATATGGACACTGAAACTAACACAAACCCCATTGATCGAGCTATAGCACATCTCCTTTTCTACGGGCCTTCAGACAGTGTCAGTAGGCCTACCAGTGATGCTGCATCAATCAAGTTTCTCCCTCATT CAAGCGAGTGCTGCCTGATCATGTTGATCCCACGTTTGCTCTAG
- the LOC120282641 gene encoding uncharacterized protein LOC120282641, whose translation MAPEKRNPRSTADLLIWSETPPPDPPAVQAPRPHQQPAAVAKVLFGGQVTEEEAASLLKRKPCSGSKLKEMTGSGIFVGDDENGTSESGGTFSTPNNKTSVRICQQTINAMSQISFSADESVSPKKPTSLAEVAKQRELSGTLDRESDAKSKKQISDAKCKELSGHDIFGPPPEIPARPLAARNLEKEKEIGEPLPRSIHTSVKVSNPAGGPSSMIFSEETPVKTAKKIYTQKAAELSGNDIFKEDAPPGSADKPLSNAKLKEMTGSNIFADGKVESKDYFGGVRKPPGGESSIALI comes from the exons atgGCGCCGGAGAAGAGGAATCCGCGGTCAACGGCGGATCTGCTCATCTGGTCGGAGACGCCACCGCCGGATCCGCCGGCGGTACAAGCGCCGCGACCTCACCAG CAACCGGCAGCGGTCGCGAAGGTGCTGTTTGGAGGTCAGGTGACTGAGGAGGAGGCTGCTAGCTTGCTTAAGAG GAAACCTTGTTCAGGATCGAAGTTAAAGGAAATGACTGGCAGTGGTAtatttgttggtgatgatgaaaATGGTACATCGGAATCTGGGGGCACCTTTTCAACTCCGAACAATAAAACAAGTGTTCGAATCTGTCAG CAAACAATCAATGCAATGAGTCAGATCTCATTCAGTGCTGATGAGAGTGTTTCACCCAAGAAGCCAACTTCCTTGGCTGAGGTAGCAAAGCAGAGAGAATTAAGTGGGACTCTTGATAGGGAATCAGATGCCAAAAGCAAGAAGCAAATATCCGATGCAAAGTGCAAAGAGCTCAGTGGGCATGATATCTTCGGTCCCCCACCTGAGATTCCCGCCAGACCTTTAGCTGCCCGTAatttggagaaggagaaggaaattGGAGAACCTCTGCCACGGAGCATACATACTTCTGTAAAAGTCTCTAAT CCTGCCGGTGGTCCAAGCAGCATGATATTCAGTGAGGAAACTCCAGTCAAGACAGCAAAGAAAATCTACACTCAGAAAGCAGCAGAACTCTCTGGTAATGACATCTTCAAAGAAGATGCACCACCAGGATCAGCTGACAAACCCCTCAGCAATGCAAAGCTAAAGGAGATGACTGGCAGTAACATTTTCGCAGACGGAAAAGTCGAGTCTAAAGATTATTTTGGCGGCGTTCGCAAGCCACCCGGTGGGGAAAGCAGCATTGCACTGATTTAA
- the LOC120282101 gene encoding protein LNK1 isoform X1 produces the protein MMRIQDWSMHELEDIICENFGKSGDHVVPLWCIQQVDEILEALDVHRQLGHRIGSVGKSANSGRSTGDTYQTEDAGSFHPSSEVGSNSMLDGSWSQESKGPAPATNGTKCTANVSALTSQNVIILDKCGEGNKIDSVCNTIYLKDAAFGTQGTPDDYRGCNLSPADSSSRDTNVGFLENDKDKDVDLMDYDWPDDSNMEDIDRLFRNCNSTFAQGSTSYADEPSWLAGSSHGGYGLEHTFELGLESSHSDFRVLNGTSALTGVNSNFSLKNDLLAAYDDKPPTIGNHTYAEWLDSNVESEWNYSTTKQANDGNDCTKVSAITQLSNENILFGSEDKDVISVHAKPPESHYVFSEKARIQHSDCNNSNLERRHGKKRPLAEEKIETSAASGHQNYSSHFSDQEHYSGPTSNPLGQMEYDLLTHQVPFSLIRSSDKFDNESHPPTSYKALDHLICDSPQRFDCLDHHLSKPASMATQEDIDNQQTRQQLSEVLMAKLPSQQNSFTSAIQKKYPKHSQLQCEISDSNLLVDRNSGHPVVEMDVLTAHEGSCLTSDLSDDSLKETSFWQLHHVMDLLDIRTTLSLRDGLYRLAKSAEQRHGFTCANSPIRASKCTGSCSTENLQNYAGYMDTETNTNPIDRAIAHLLFYGPSDSVSRPTSDAASIKFLPHSSECCLIMLIPRLL, from the exons ATGATGAGGATTCAAGACTGGAGTATGCATGAG CTTGAAGATATCATCTGTGAAAATTTTGGTAAAAGTGGTGATCATGTTGTGCCACTTTGGTGCATTCAACAAgtggatgaaatcttggaggCTCTTGATGTGCATAGACAACTAGGGCATAGAATAGGAAGCGTTGGGAAGAGTGCTAATAGTGGAAGATCGACAGGAGATACTTATCAGACGGAAGATGCTGGATCTTTTCACCCTTCTTCAGAAGTTGGAAGCAATAGTATGCTAGATGGTTCATGGTCTCAGGAATCAAAAGGTCCAGCTCCTGCAACAAATGGCACTAAATGCACTGCCAATGTCTCTGCTTTAACTTCTCAGAATGTTATTATCTTAGATAAGTGTGGTGAAGGCAACAAGATTGACTCGGTGTGCAACACAATCTACTTAAAGGATGCAGCCTTTGGTACTCAGGGCACTCCTGATGACTACAGAGGCTGCAATTTATCACCTGCTGACTCTTCTTCTCGTGATACTAATGTTGGCTTCTTGGAAAATGACAAGGACAAAGATGTTGATCTCATGGATTATGATTGGCCTGATGACAGCAACATGGAGGACATTGACAGACTGTTTAG AAACTGCAATTCCACATTTGCTCAAGGGAGTACAAGCTATGCAGATGAGCCATCATGGCTTGCAGGTTCTTCTCATGGGGGTTATGGTTTGGAACATACCTTTGAGTTAGGTTTAGAATCATCTCATTCAGATTTTAGGGTGTTGAACGGTACATCAGCACTTACAGGTGTGAACTCCAACTTCTCGCTTAAGAATGATCTTCTTGCTGCTTATGACGATAAGCCTCCCACTATTGGCAATCACACTTATGCCGAGTGGTTGGATTCTAATGTCGAAAGTGAGTGGAATTATTCAACCACTAAACAG GCAAATGATGGAAACGATTGTACCAAAGTTTCAGCCATCACACAACTCAGCAATGAAAATATCCTGTTTGGATCCGAAGACAAAGATGTG ATTAGTGTTCATGCAAAGCCACCGGAAAGCCATTATGTATTTTCAGAGAAAGCAAGGATTCAACACTCAGATTGTAACAATAGCAATTTGGAGCGTCGCCATGGCAAAAAACGACCACTTGCAGAAGAGAAAATTGAGACTTCAGCTGCTTCAGGGCATCAAAACtattcttctcatttttctgATCAAGAGCATTATTCTGGACCCACTTCCAATCCTCTGGGGCAAATGGAATATGACCTGCTGACCCATCAAGTTCCATTTTCCCTGATAAGGTCAAGTGATAAATTTGATAATGAATCTCATCCTCCAACTTCATATAAAGCCTTAGATCATCTTATATGTGATTCCCCTCAAAGATTTGACTGTTTGGATCATCATTTGTCTAAGCCTGCAAGTATGGCAACACAAGAAGATATAGATAACCAGCAGACTAGGCAACAGCTATCTGAGGTTTTGATGGCTAAACTCCCATCACAACAGAATTCTTTTACATCTGCAATTCAGAAGAAGTACCCAAAACACTCTCAGCTTCAATGTGAGATCAGTGATAGCAATCTATTAGTGGATAGAAACTCAGGGCATCCTGTAGTTGAGATGGATGTTCTTACTGCACATGAAGGCTCTTGCTTGACATCTGATCTTTCTGATGACTCACTTAAAGAAACAAGTTTTTGGCAACTTCATCATGTAATGGATCTG TTGGATATTAGGACAACACTATCACTGAGAGATGGACTATACCGTCTGGCCAAGAGTGCTGAACAAAGGCATGGTTTTACCTGCGCAAATAGTCCAATCAGAGCCAGTAAATGTACCGGAAGTTGTAGCACAGAAAATTTACAGAA CTATGCTGGCTATATGGACACTGAAACTAACACAAACCCCATTGATCGAGCTATAGCACATCTCCTTTTCTACGGGCCTTCAGACAGTGTCAGTAGGCCTACCAGTGATGCTGCATCAATCAAGTTTCTCCCTCATT CAAGCGAGTGCTGCCTGATCATGTTGATCCCACGTTTGCTCTAG
- the LOC120281916 gene encoding LOW QUALITY PROTEIN: putative pumilio homolog 8, chloroplastic (The sequence of the model RefSeq protein was modified relative to this genomic sequence to represent the inferred CDS: deleted 1 base in 1 codon) → MRSLMPLTSIACMMDCSAMTFLVPLTSNNSLLWQRFVESHQYVHHGGEGNGNGNGHAHPALSPGSSSSLSGSLSSAGEDQMMDELRLLNGFQKMSIGSKPMNASALRKTNFDSSMFKTSYSNVDRRHSPDKDIGASRCPVWASGEQFAVNGGLFDSYRRDALMPSYDSVCTEPIRSSNFGREFFDRGAQNVCGFSSRRGSFTGQSFSESRRNLVDNRSALDSLISSYRLNPKLQYEYPIHDGYVSWPPSSMENVQNMENLQIENSLIIQGDGLHYLPKGLKTSQIDHWQSRGGFGGTADNWHNLRPHCAPVQPTSYDQLMEIQGGIYHLAKDQQGCRFLQLKFDEGKTQVDKIFDGIIDHVCELMLNPFGNYLMQKLLDVCTEEQRISLILVLRRYPYQLVRISLNIHGTRAIQKLIATLKTSQQIALVISALQPGFLELITDANGNHVIKCCLQYLAMENNEFIFDSAAKNCIEIATHQHGCCALLSCITASSGEHRMKLLSAICVNGLLLAQDPYGNYVVQYVLDLKNPMIIAKLASQFEGYYVNLSIQKFSSNVVEKCLKVVSEDHRAKIILELISVPRFELLIQDPFANYVIQSALQSSKGSLHAALVDAIRPHASHLRTSPFCKRIFSRAQLKK, encoded by the exons ATGAGATCCCTGATGCCATTGACAAGCATAGCATGCATGATGGATTGCTCGGCGATGACCTTTTTGGTGCCTCTGACTTCAAATAATTCATTGTTATGGCAAAGGTTTGTCGAATCCCATCAATATGTGCATCACGGTGGCGAAGGCAATGGCAATGGCAATGGTCACGCTCATCCAGCTTTGTCGCCGGGCTCATCGAGCTCCCTTTCCGGTAGTTTATCCTCTGCCGGTGAAGACCAGATGATGGATGAGCTTAGGTTGCTTAATGGCTTTCAAAAGATGAGCATTGGAAGCAAACCAATGAATGCATCGGCATTAAGGAAAACCAATTTCGATTCATCGATGTTTAAGACTAGTTATAGCAATGTTGATAGGAGGCATTCTCCTGATAAGGATATCGGAGCTTCACGTTGCCCTGTATGGGCCTCAGGGGAGCAGTTTGCAGTGAATGGTGGTTTATTTGATTCTTACCGACGTGATGCTTTGATGCCTTCTTATGATAGTGTCTGTACTGAACCCATTAGAAGCAGTAACTTTGGTAGAGAGTTTTTTGATAGGGGAGCTCAGAATGTGTGTGGTTTCTCTTCTAGGCGTGGGTCTTTCACTGGCCAAAGCTTTTCAGAATCAAGGAGGAATTTGGTTGATAATAGAAGTGCATTGGATTCTCTAATCTCTTCTTATAGATTGAATCCTAAGCTGCAGTATGAGTATCCAATCCATGATGGTTATGTCTCTTGGCCTCCATCTTCAATGGAGAACGTGCAAAATATGGAAAATCTTCAAATTGAAAACAGTTTGATTATACAGGGTGATGGACTGCATTATTTGCCTAAGGGATTGAAGACGTCTCAGATTGATCACTGGCAGTCTAGAGGTGGTTTTGGGGGTACTGCTGATAATTGGCATAATCTTCGGCCGCATTGTGCTCCTGTACAGCCAACTTCATATGATCAGTTGATGGAGATCCAAGGTGGCATTTACCACCTAGCAAAGGACCAACAAGGGTGCCGGTTTTTGcaattgaagtttgatgagGGGAAAACTCAAGTTGACAAGATATTTGATGGAATTATTGACCATGTTTGTGAGCTCATGTTGAATCCATTTGGGAATTATCTTATGCAAAAATTGCTGGATGTGTGTACTGAAGAACAGAGGATTAGCCTCATCCTCGTACTCAGAAGATATCCTTATCAACTTGTCAGAATCTCTCTTAACATACATGG GACTCGGGCAATACAGAAACTGATAGCAACTCTCAAAACAAGTCAGCAAATTGCTCTGGTGATCTCCGCCCTTCAACCAGGGTTTCTCGAACTCATCACAGACGCAAATGGCAACCATGTTATAAAATGTTGCTTGCAATATCTTGCCATGGAGAACAATGAG TTTATCTTTGACAGTGCTGCAAAAAACTGCATTGAAATTGCAACTCATCAACATGGATGCTGTGCCTTGCTAAGTTGCATTACTGCTTCATCCGGAGAACATCGAATGAAATTGCTGTCGGCCATTTGTGTTAATGGACTTCTATTGGCACAA GATCCTTACGG AAACTATGTTGTTCAATATGTTCTCGACCTGAAGAACCCAATGATTATTGCAAAGTTGGCATCTCAATTTGAGGGGTACTATGTTAATCTCTCAATACAGAAGTTTAGCAGCAATGTGGTCGAAAAATGCTTAAAAGTAGTTAGTGAAGATCATCGGGCAAAGATTATACTAGAACTAATCTCCGTCCCCCGTTTTGAGCTGTTAATACAAGATCCATTTGCAAACTATGTCATCCAATCTGCCCTTCAAAGTTCTAAG GGTTCTCTCCACGCTGCTCTAGTGGATGCTATCCGTCCTCATGCTTCCCATCTCCGAACAAGCCCATTCTGCAAACGCATTTTCTCTCGTGCTCAATTGAAGAAGTGA